The following proteins are encoded in a genomic region of Pyrus communis chromosome 11, drPyrComm1.1, whole genome shotgun sequence:
- the LOC137749432 gene encoding transcription repressor OFP14, with amino-acid sequence MPNKLQKYLQDYLSKIKKPPPQIPLPSRKWIRSGCKHPKTLSFAVNQDKKEANNNDDAASLSDIDQFLFENFRSLYLRDDGDDNDERRVKEDRHAEAFWDKTLHLKERRPDNETDQNSGGVLFESPRFNIDPPAVDLCGSHRFFVSPGRASSSVMEEARTSTTTTSEDLGSSSISTPTLNDSATTLNSNNNDDAKDVTLPNDCIAVLTYSPSPYDDFQRSMHEVVEARLRHHAKVDWNFMEELLFCYLNLNEKKSYRFILSAFADLVVDLRQNSGRVSERSSSSSKF; translated from the coding sequence ATGCCCAATAAACTCCAAAAGTATCTCCAAGATTACCTCTCCAAGATAAAAAAGCCACCCCCACAGATCCCACTCCCCTCCAGAAAGTGGATCCGATCAGGCTGTAAGCACCCGAAAACCCTTTCTTTCGCCGTCAATCAGGACAAGAAGGAAGCAAATAACAACGACGATGCAGCCTCCCTCTCCGATATTGATCAGTTTTTGTTTGAGAATTTCAGATCACTCTACTTGAGAGACGACGGCGACGACAACGATGAAAGAAGGGTTAAAGAAGATCGTCATGCTGAGGCTTTTTGGGATAAAACCTTACACCTGAAAGAACGTCGGCCGGACAATGAAACTGATCAAAACTCAGGTGGGGTTTTGTTTGAATCGCCTAGATTCAATATTGATCCGCCTGCCGTGGATCTTTGTGGCTCCCACAGGTTCTTTGTGTCCCCCGGCCGAGCATCAAGCTCGGTCATGGAGGAAGCTCGGACAAGTACTACCACTACATCCGAGGACTTGGGCTCAAGCTCCATCTCAACTCCAACCCTAAACGACTCGGCCACTACGTTGAACTCTAATAACAATGATGACGCGAAAGACGTCACGCTTCCCAACGACTGTATCGCGGTCTTGACCTACTCTCCGAGCCCATACGACGATTTTCAGCGATCCATGCATGAGGTGGTTGAAGCCCGCCTTCGACATCATGCAAAGGTGGATTGGAATTTCATGGAAGAGCTTCTGTTTTGTTATCTCAACCTCAACGAGAAGAAGTCTTACAGGTTCATATTAAGCGCCTTCGCTGATTTGGTCGTGGATTTGCGTCAGAATTCAGGCAGAGTTTCGGAGAGATCGTCGTCgtcttcaaaattttga
- the LOC137709431 gene encoding uncharacterized protein: protein MDSASREERRRRIVERGSDRMALITGRIQSLPPPSPPPSPSVPPQSHRHNAGTEGKVDKRAGSPLQKAHEASNEDVSRKNNFETGSQLDGPSSFKCDTTTTSTMEPQGAGGTTAKIQSQLGTSVVQKASTDTEPASRRHTRARFFSSKRLNSCIVESESTRVVCSLIIAFLVVLSFADYALFGMNLVNSESVVASRPLYIILLTDVTIVFARLWLVKREEVEEEIAAGPQDGHNWVEAVKLLERGLVVYQAIRGIFIDFSVYAVVVICGLSLV from the exons ATGGACAGCGCCagcagagaagaaagaagaagaagaattgtagAGAGAGGGTCGGATCGTATGGCTCTGATCACGGGTCGGATTCAATCTCTTCCTCCTCCGTCACCACCACCGTCACCTTCAGTACCACCACAATCCCACCGTCACAACG CTGGTACTGAGGGTAAGGTTGACAAACGTGCGGGTTCCCCATTGCAAAAAGCACATGAAGCTAGTAATGAAGACGTTTCAAGGAAAAACAATTTTGAAACTGGAAGCCAATTAGATGGACCTTCATCCTTCAAATGTGACACAACAACTACAAGCACTATGGAACCGCAAGGTGCTGGTGGCACCACCGCCAAAATTCAATCACAATTAGGCACATCAGTAGTTCAAAAGGCATCAACCGATACAGAACCTGCAAGCAGGCGGCATACGAGGGCAAGGTTTTTCTCTTCGAAAAGATTAAACTCCTGCATAGTAGAATCCGAGAGCACACGAGTTGTCTGTTCTCTCATAATAGCATTCTTGGTAGTGTTGTCTTTTGCTGATTACGCATTGTTTGGGATGAACTTGGTTAATTCTGAGAGCGTTGTGGCCTCGAGGCCTCTGTACATTATACTGCTGACTGACGTAACAATTGTTTTTGCGCGGTTGTGGCTTGTGAAACGAGAGGAGGTAGAGGAAGAAATAGCGGCAGGGCCTCAGGATGGACATAATTGGGTCGAAGCAGTCAAGCTTTTGGAGAGGGGTTTGGTGGTTTACCAAGCCATTCGTGGTATATTCATAGATTTTAGTGTTTATGCAGTGGTTGTAATTTGTGGCCTATCTTTGGTTTAG